The following are from one region of the Thermoproteus uzoniensis 768-20 genome:
- a CDS encoding ABC transporter ATP-binding protein encodes MEPLVELRDVKVYFEESAGLMKKRVVKALDGVSLTINDGDVILVVGESGSGKTTMGRVVLGLQKPTSGHALYRGQDIYKLRGRDYAEFRRAVQWVPQDPYSSLDPSLTVREALAAPLRRWGSDDVEGAAERLLDLVGLKPPSLFLDKYPHQLSGGQRQRVAIARALATGPKLLVADEPVTMIDASLRISILDVLAELKRKLGMSLLFITHDLAIARYLAYKAGGGRAVVMHGGVIVEEGDIESVVKSPKSAYTKQLVESVPDVRRPLKL; translated from the coding sequence ATGGAGCCCCTCGTAGAGCTTAGGGACGTCAAGGTGTACTTCGAGGAGAGCGCCGGCCTAATGAAGAAGAGGGTTGTGAAGGCGCTAGACGGCGTGTCGTTGACAATCAACGACGGCGACGTGATCCTGGTCGTCGGGGAGAGCGGCTCGGGCAAGACGACGATGGGCAGAGTCGTGCTGGGCCTCCAGAAGCCCACGTCGGGCCATGCCCTGTATAGGGGGCAGGACATCTATAAGCTGAGGGGCAGGGACTACGCCGAGTTCCGCCGCGCCGTGCAGTGGGTCCCGCAAGACCCCTACTCGAGCCTAGACCCCAGTTTAACCGTGAGGGAGGCGTTGGCGGCCCCCCTCAGGCGCTGGGGCTCAGACGACGTCGAGGGCGCGGCCGAGAGGCTGTTGGACCTCGTGGGGCTTAAGCCGCCCAGCCTATTCCTCGACAAGTATCCACACCAGCTGTCGGGGGGCCAGAGGCAGAGAGTCGCCATAGCTAGGGCCCTCGCCACCGGGCCGAAGTTGCTGGTGGCCGACGAGCCCGTCACCATGATAGATGCCTCGCTCAGGATAAGCATACTTGACGTCTTGGCCGAGCTGAAGAGGAAGCTCGGCATGTCGTTGCTCTTCATAACCCACGACTTGGCCATAGCGAGGTACCTCGCCTACAAGGCAGGGGGCGGGAGGGCGGTGGTTATGCACGGCGGCGTGATAGTCGAGGAGGGCGACATAGAGTCAGTAGTCAAGAGCCCCAAGTCGGCCTACACAAAACAGCTGGTCGAGTCGGTGCCGGACGTTAGGAGGCCGCTAAAGCTCTAG
- a CDS encoding ABC transporter ATP-binding protein: MEIRDLRVVYRMPDLGLEVKALRGVDLDVERGEILGLVGESGSGKSTLAHAVMRILKPPARLVSGKVILDGVDILSLDQSVFDREYRWRRIAYVPQASQNALNPTMRVLDHFFDTGKAHGLGDRSEVERRARELVAMTGLDPERVLKLYPHQLSGGMKQRVLIALSLLLEPEVLILDEPTSALDVVTQAGILRAIKQVNKKLGVAIVFITHDVSLMPSLADRVAVMYAGKVVEVGPTDGVIYEPLHPYVSALISSIPSLYADVASVKPIRGEPPSMVEEIRGCPFWPRCPYVKEVCREREPALSSVDNRKVACFLWSPS, encoded by the coding sequence ATGGAGATCAGAGATTTGAGGGTCGTCTACCGGATGCCGGACCTAGGCCTCGAAGTCAAGGCGCTGAGGGGCGTCGACCTCGACGTGGAGCGTGGCGAGATATTGGGGCTTGTGGGCGAGAGCGGCTCGGGCAAGAGCACGTTGGCGCACGCCGTGATGCGGATACTCAAGCCGCCGGCCCGCCTCGTGTCGGGCAAGGTGATCCTAGATGGGGTGGATATACTGTCGCTGGATCAGTCCGTATTCGATAGGGAGTATAGATGGCGCCGCATCGCCTACGTGCCGCAGGCCAGCCAGAACGCGCTGAACCCGACCATGAGAGTCCTAGATCACTTCTTCGACACAGGGAAGGCGCACGGGCTGGGCGACAGGTCTGAGGTCGAGCGGAGGGCCAGGGAGCTCGTGGCCATGACCGGGCTCGACCCCGAGAGGGTGCTCAAGCTCTATCCACACCAGCTGTCCGGCGGGATGAAGCAACGCGTCTTGATAGCGCTCTCCCTCCTGTTAGAGCCCGAGGTGTTGATCCTCGACGAGCCCACGTCGGCTCTCGACGTGGTGACGCAGGCGGGGATTCTGAGGGCTATAAAGCAGGTGAACAAGAAGCTCGGCGTGGCCATAGTGTTCATAACGCACGACGTGTCCCTAATGCCTTCCCTGGCAGATAGAGTGGCCGTCATGTACGCGGGGAAGGTCGTGGAGGTCGGCCCAACCGACGGCGTGATATACGAGCCCCTCCACCCCTACGTGTCCGCCCTCATATCATCGATACCGTCTCTCTACGCCGACGTCGCGTCGGTGAAGCCCATAAGAGGCGAGCCGCCCAGCATGGTGGAGGAGATAAGGGGCTGTCCCTTCTGGCCCCGTTGCCCCTATGTAAAGGAGGTCTGTAGGGAGAGGGAGCCCGCTCTGAGCTCCGTCGATAATAGAAAGGTGGCGTGTTTCCTATGGAGCCCCTCGTAG
- a CDS encoding RNA-protein complex protein Nop10 yields MRSLLRRCAKCGAYTLRKDVCPKCGGPLEVPHPPKYSPEDKYQIYRIKMKVMAGKMPVKEETRLKILSS; encoded by the coding sequence ATGAGATCTCTATTACGGCGTTGCGCCAAATGCGGCGCGTATACGCTGAGGAAGGACGTCTGCCCTAAGTGCGGGGGGCCTCTAGAGGTGCCCCACCCGCCCAAGTACAGCCCTGAGGACAAGTACCAGATCTACAGGATAAAGATGAAGGTCATGGCCGGGAAGATGCCGGTCAAGGAGGAAACACGCCTGAAGATCTTGTCGTCGTAA
- a CDS encoding translation initiation factor IF-2 subunit alpha, producing the protein MKLARKDLPDVGELVIGTVKKIADHGVYVFLDEYEVEAFAPTQEVVQSWFHSIREYVKEGQKAVFKVTSVNPKMRVVEVSLRRVREQEKEKKLLQWRRELRAYKLLELAASKAGIPQQDVLKLLWSFEDAFGDPLKAFEEAVKTGPEVLKALKLPPRLEEAVLEIARQHVELPDVKISGILKAVSIEGDGVDRIREVLKAVEEAVKKKYPNISVKLYVVGPPRYRIDLVGKYPKQLEAAFNDVSQALQEAAKRHKVVASIQRIEQ; encoded by the coding sequence ATGAAGTTGGCTCGCAAGGATCTCCCCGACGTGGGGGAGCTCGTGATAGGGACCGTGAAGAAGATCGCGGACCACGGCGTCTACGTATTCCTCGACGAGTACGAGGTCGAGGCGTTTGCGCCCACGCAGGAGGTGGTCCAGTCCTGGTTCCACAGCATAAGGGAATACGTCAAGGAGGGGCAGAAGGCCGTGTTCAAGGTCACCTCGGTCAACCCCAAGATGAGGGTCGTGGAGGTGTCGTTGAGGAGGGTGAGGGAGCAGGAGAAGGAGAAGAAGCTGTTGCAGTGGAGGAGGGAGCTCAGGGCGTACAAGCTGTTGGAGCTGGCGGCCTCGAAGGCCGGGATCCCGCAACAAGACGTCCTCAAGTTGCTCTGGTCCTTTGAGGACGCCTTCGGCGATCCCCTCAAGGCGTTCGAGGAGGCCGTCAAGACGGGGCCGGAGGTTTTGAAGGCGCTGAAGCTCCCGCCGCGGCTGGAGGAGGCCGTCCTCGAGATAGCGAGGCAACACGTGGAGCTCCCCGACGTCAAGATCTCGGGCATTTTGAAGGCCGTCAGCATAGAGGGCGACGGCGTTGATAGAATCCGCGAGGTGCTCAAGGCGGTGGAGGAGGCCGTCAAGAAGAAGTACCCCAACATATCGGTGAAGCTATACGTCGTGGGCCCGCCCCGCTACCGCATAGACCTAGTGGGCAAATACCCCAAACAGCTCGAGGCGGCCTTCAACGACGTCTCCCAAGCCCTCCAGGAGGCCGCTAAGAGGCATAAGGTGGTCGCGTCCATACAGCGCATCGAGCAATGA
- a CDS encoding PD-(D/E)XK nuclease family protein — MGSDLKREILALLREDEEFRYAVMGLLGIADIRASIDKLVRAIGELKDVVAKHGEEIGELRKAVEALSKSVEGLRSSVDSLRGTVEILSRSSEDSRRVVEVLSEDVRRHGEAILLMQNTVEKLASSVTALGYRYGLFTEEAFRESVKYLVSDLLKVYQVRRWTYFDGEGVVFGHPSVIDVDVLVRDNEHVLVEYKAAIDRGDVAELYREGLLYERVNKVKPRLLIVGPAIRRRALELAEELGVEVRAPEVI; from the coding sequence GTGGGTTCTGATCTGAAAAGGGAGATCCTAGCGTTGTTGAGGGAGGACGAGGAGTTTAGGTATGCGGTGATGGGGCTCCTAGGAATCGCGGATATTAGGGCGTCTATAGACAAGCTAGTGAGGGCAATTGGCGAGTTGAAGGACGTCGTTGCTAAACACGGCGAGGAGATCGGCGAGTTGAGGAAGGCCGTGGAGGCCCTAAGCAAGTCGGTCGAGGGGTTGAGGAGTTCGGTTGATAGTCTGAGGGGGACCGTCGAGATTCTGTCGAGATCCTCCGAGGATTCGAGGAGAGTAGTGGAGGTCTTGAGCGAGGACGTTAGAAGGCACGGAGAGGCTATACTCCTCATGCAGAACACCGTCGAGAAGCTAGCTTCGTCGGTAACGGCGTTGGGCTACCGCTATGGGCTATTCACCGAGGAGGCCTTTAGGGAGTCCGTCAAGTATCTGGTGAGCGACTTGCTCAAGGTCTACCAGGTTCGGCGCTGGACTTATTTCGACGGCGAGGGCGTCGTGTTCGGCCATCCCTCCGTCATCGATGTAGACGTCCTCGTTAGGGACAACGAACACGTGCTCGTCGAGTACAAGGCCGCCATAGACCGCGGGGATGTGGCCGAGCTGTATAGAGAGGGCCTTCTCTACGAGAGGGTTAACAAGGTGAAGCCTAGGCTACTCATAGTCGGACCGGCGATCAGGAGGAGGGCGCTTGAGCTGGCCGAGGAGCTGGGCGTCGAGGTCAGGGCGCCCGAGGTTATCTAG
- a CDS encoding STT3 domain-containing protein, whose translation MALTGKSSSAQGAQTSASAGGRDLLWTGVVASALVASFAMALYFRMYRVFYWGWWIDEFDPYIRYYLALYTLQHGISWWFKGAYFPDFWYPWGVDWARVLIPGVSLYGLSVYFLLKPFGFDLWHAVVVAPALYNALAVFTMYYFVSRFSDKKAAVLAALLTAIAPTYLQRGFGGWFDDEALTLFLAPLGLGLLIEALKKRPVLYGVLGTVAIGFIAWTWGAQFYIWNLVGLSALVLVAYAVLRAAQGMSPGFSTRNLAISYAIFYFLFAAFESAVLRYGPHMLKSIYNFIPTLGLLAVVGYYFLEARVGLARSYRFLKRFAWVIAAAVVLVAASIPILAYFHVISGKFLATILPFGRSAIVQSVAEHTYSTFQLELGSYGPVIPFIIASIPSLASPYALPLLAYLVTGSYTAVTEVRLLILVAPAAVAAAAVGMAQLLKIRRFGWAVALMAIASLALFTALGWGTATSPQQIVVSATAGPSVPSADWLDALMWMATRLPPNASVAEWWDYGYWVTILGHRPSLADNSTINSTQIGTIGLAFMSPVETGINIFSKDLKTHYIAAFMPWSALCAYPGYSQFGLWSSQIVQLGNATGWFALPFCTLVPEIPAGGDFLKSYWMAQIANQIYGTDVTKFGLPASYAQHLANPFGYFFTGTSQTGPYFVVGNQFLIVPLNLTALLYTMLFNMERVYWMWTTYSPYGYPTWIFAGVPAANILTGNETYVPWDVYYAYAKIPPQNQVILGSLCTVSSAGFCYPIAGLNATGFATTSLPPNLRLVYVSKPYGWVVVYQIT comes from the coding sequence ATGGCTCTCACCGGCAAGAGCTCCTCCGCCCAAGGCGCTCAGACAAGCGCCTCGGCTGGGGGAAGAGACCTTCTCTGGACAGGAGTGGTGGCCAGCGCACTCGTCGCCTCGTTCGCTATGGCTCTCTACTTCAGGATGTACAGGGTCTTCTACTGGGGCTGGTGGATAGACGAGTTCGACCCCTATATAAGGTACTACCTGGCCCTCTACACGTTGCAACACGGCATATCTTGGTGGTTCAAGGGCGCGTACTTCCCGGACTTCTGGTATCCCTGGGGCGTCGACTGGGCCCGCGTCCTAATACCGGGCGTCTCCCTCTATGGCCTCTCCGTGTACTTCCTGCTCAAGCCCTTCGGCTTCGACCTATGGCACGCCGTGGTCGTGGCCCCGGCGCTCTACAACGCGCTCGCCGTCTTCACCATGTACTACTTCGTGTCGCGGTTCTCCGACAAGAAAGCCGCCGTCTTGGCCGCGTTGCTGACAGCCATAGCCCCCACCTACCTGCAGAGAGGCTTCGGCGGGTGGTTCGACGACGAGGCGTTGACGCTCTTCCTGGCCCCGCTCGGCCTCGGTCTCTTGATAGAGGCCCTCAAGAAGAGGCCGGTCCTATACGGGGTGTTGGGGACCGTCGCCATAGGCTTCATTGCCTGGACTTGGGGAGCCCAGTTCTACATCTGGAATTTAGTCGGCCTCTCGGCCCTCGTGCTGGTAGCCTACGCGGTTCTGAGGGCCGCGCAGGGGATGTCGCCCGGATTCTCCACGAGGAACCTCGCCATATCGTACGCCATATTCTACTTCCTCTTCGCCGCGTTCGAGTCGGCAGTGCTGAGGTATGGCCCGCACATGCTCAAATCTATATACAACTTCATACCGACCCTCGGGTTGCTGGCCGTCGTGGGCTACTACTTCCTGGAGGCCAGGGTGGGCTTGGCCCGGTCCTATAGATTCCTCAAGAGGTTTGCCTGGGTCATAGCCGCCGCGGTTGTCCTGGTCGCCGCCTCGATACCCATACTCGCCTACTTCCACGTGATATCGGGCAAGTTCCTGGCGACCATACTGCCCTTCGGCAGGTCCGCCATAGTGCAGAGCGTGGCGGAGCACACCTACTCCACCTTCCAGCTTGAGCTCGGCTCCTACGGGCCCGTGATACCGTTCATAATAGCCTCCATACCCTCACTTGCCAGCCCCTACGCCCTGCCGCTTCTGGCCTACCTAGTGACCGGCAGCTACACGGCGGTCACCGAGGTCCGTCTTCTGATACTCGTAGCCCCGGCGGCCGTCGCCGCCGCGGCCGTCGGCATGGCTCAGTTGCTCAAAATAAGGAGGTTCGGCTGGGCCGTTGCCTTGATGGCGATAGCCTCGCTGGCTTTGTTCACGGCGTTGGGCTGGGGCACCGCCACCTCTCCCCAGCAGATAGTGGTGTCGGCGACGGCCGGTCCCTCGGTTCCCAGCGCCGACTGGCTCGACGCGCTTATGTGGATGGCTACCAGGTTGCCGCCCAACGCGTCGGTGGCCGAGTGGTGGGACTACGGCTACTGGGTCACCATATTGGGCCACCGCCCGAGCCTCGCCGACAATTCGACCATAAACTCGACGCAGATAGGCACCATAGGCCTGGCCTTCATGTCGCCGGTGGAGACGGGGATAAACATATTCTCGAAGGACCTCAAGACGCACTACATAGCGGCCTTCATGCCTTGGAGCGCCCTCTGCGCGTATCCGGGCTATAGCCAGTTCGGGCTGTGGAGTAGCCAGATAGTCCAGCTGGGCAACGCGACGGGCTGGTTCGCCCTGCCCTTCTGCACCTTGGTCCCCGAGATACCTGCCGGCGGCGACTTCCTCAAGTCGTACTGGATGGCGCAGATAGCTAACCAGATATACGGGACGGACGTGACCAAGTTCGGCCTCCCGGCCAGCTACGCCCAGCATCTGGCCAACCCGTTCGGCTACTTCTTCACCGGCACGTCCCAGACCGGGCCCTACTTCGTCGTAGGCAACCAGTTCCTCATAGTGCCGCTCAACCTCACCGCGTTGCTCTACACAATGCTCTTCAACATGGAGAGGGTCTACTGGATGTGGACGACCTACAGCCCCTACGGCTACCCGACGTGGATATTCGCCGGGGTGCCGGCCGCCAATATATTGACGGGCAACGAGACCTACGTGCCGTGGGACGTCTACTACGCGTACGCCAAGATACCGCCGCAGAACCAGGTCATATTGGGCTCTCTCTGCACAGTCTCCTCGGCGGGCTTCTGCTACCCGATTGCAGGGCTCAACGCCACGGGCTTCGCCACCACCTCGCTCCCGCCCAACTTGAGGCTGGTCTACGTCTCTAAGCCCTACGGCTGGGTCGTGGTGTACCAGATAACCTAA